Proteins encoded in a region of the Streptomyces violaceoruber genome:
- the rpmB gene encoding 50S ribosomal protein L28, producing MAANCDVCGKGPGFGNNISHSHRRTSRRWNPNIQRVRTVVSGTPKRVNACTSCIKAGKVSR from the coding sequence GTGGCTGCCAACTGCGACGTCTGTGGCAAGGGGCCGGGCTTCGGCAACAACATCTCGCACTCGCACCGCCGTACGTCCCGTCGCTGGAACCCGAACATCCAGCGTGTGCGTACCGTGGTGAGCGGGACGCCGAAGCGCGTGAACGCTTGCACCTCGTGCATCAAGGCCGGCAAGGTCTCGCGCTGA
- the thiD gene encoding bifunctional hydroxymethylpyrimidine kinase/phosphomethylpyrimidine kinase — protein sequence MTAPTPPVTPPLVLTVAGSDSGGGAGIQADLKTMLALGTHGMSVLTAVTAQNSRGVQGAWELPVEAVRAQYRSVVDDIGVQAVKTGMLSSAELVETVAELLAGTDAPAVVDPVGVSKHGDALLASSALESVRTRLLPVATVATPNLDEVAQLTGVRVDDETDLRRAAAAVLAFGPRWALIKGGHLAGDAVDLLTDGSEEHWLRAPRLDNRHTHGTGCTLASAVACGLAKGQSVPVAVRAAKEYVTGAITAGFPLGGGIGPVDHGWALGE from the coding sequence GTGACCGCGCCGACCCCACCCGTTACCCCGCCGCTGGTGCTCACCGTGGCGGGCTCCGACTCCGGCGGCGGCGCCGGGATCCAGGCCGACCTGAAGACGATGCTCGCCCTCGGCACCCACGGCATGAGCGTCCTCACCGCGGTCACCGCGCAGAACTCCCGCGGCGTGCAGGGCGCCTGGGAACTGCCCGTGGAGGCGGTGCGCGCCCAGTACCGCAGCGTCGTGGACGACATCGGCGTGCAGGCGGTCAAGACCGGGATGCTCTCCTCCGCCGAACTCGTCGAGACGGTCGCCGAATTGCTGGCCGGCACCGACGCGCCCGCCGTCGTCGACCCGGTCGGCGTCTCCAAGCACGGGGACGCGCTGCTCGCCTCCTCGGCCCTGGAGTCGGTCCGCACCAGGCTCCTGCCGGTCGCCACCGTCGCCACGCCCAACCTCGACGAGGTCGCCCAACTCACCGGTGTACGTGTCGACGACGAAACGGATCTGCGCCGGGCCGCGGCGGCCGTCCTCGCGTTCGGACCGCGCTGGGCGCTGATCAAGGGCGGCCATCTGGCCGGTGACGCCGTCGACCTGCTCACCGACGGCTCCGAGGAGCACTGGCTGCGCGCCCCCCGCCTCGACAACCGGCACACGCACGGCACGGGCTGCACCCTCGCCTCCGCCGTGGCCTGCGGGCTGGCGAAGGGGCAGTCGGTGCCGGTGGCGGTGCGGGCGGCCAAGGAGTACGTCACCGGGGCGATCACCGCCGGGTTCCCGCTCGGCGGCGGCATCGGACCCGTGGACCACGGCTGGGCGCTGGGGGAGTGA